In the genome of Arachis stenosperma cultivar V10309 chromosome 2, arast.V10309.gnm1.PFL2, whole genome shotgun sequence, the window ctcaatgtgcttagttcttgagtgcaaaacaggattttttgaaatatttatggcactcatgttatcacagaacaagggtatactattgatttttaatttgtaatcttccaactgtgtttttaaccaaatCAATTGTGAACAACATGCAGATGCAGATatatattcagcttcagctgtagatagagccactgtggcttgttttttgcttgaccacatgttgagtgagcttccaatgaagcaacacatgccggaagtgctccttctatccacTCTATCTTCcacataatctgcatcacaaaaccctactgcacaaaagTCATTAGTTTTAGGATACCATAAGCCATACTCACTAGTTCCCTTAATATATCTAATGATGCGTTTAACAGCCGTAAGATGGGATTCctttgggtgagattgaaatcttgaacatacacccacactttgaacaatatccggtctagaggaaGTAAGATACATCAGTGAGCcgatcattcctctataccgtgTCTCATCCACATCTTGGccatcatcatccttttcaagtttagtgttaggatgcattggtgttctcattggtttggaattttctaagccaaatttctttatcaattcttttgcatactttccttggtgaataaaggtaccactaggagtttgtttaatttggaggccaagaaagaaagttagctctcccattaaactcatttcaaactcactagtcatgagttttccaaactcttcacacaaggactcattggccgatccaaacacaatatcatccacataaacttgaacaagaaggatgtcatcattagaaactttaatgaacaaagtagtgtcggtggttcccctttgaaaatgattttctaataggaaggcactaagcctttcataccaagctcttggagcttgtctaaggccataaagagcctttgaaagtttaaaaacatgattaggaaaatctttatgttcaaaaccgggggttgagccacatacacttctctatcaataaagccattaaggaaagcacatttaacatccatttgaaacattttgaaacccttatgggcagcgtaggcaagaagcaacctaattgcttccattctagctaccggtgcaaaagactcatcaaaatctattccctcttcttgatcgtaaccttgggccactaatctagccttgttacaaacaacttgtccatcctcaccagGTTTATTTTTAAACACTCACTTAGTACCCGTAACtttcttaccatccggatgaggtactaaagtccaaacctcattcttgtcgaattgagcaagctcctcttCCATGGCCTTGACCCATGATGGGTCTTCAAGAGCTTCTTTCACATTATTGGGCTCCATTTGTGACAAAAATGCAAAGTTGCTTGGTTCGGATTGTCTTTTGGTTGAGGATCTTGTTGTTATTCCTTGGGAGGGATCACCGATTATgaagtcatgaggataacccctcatagacttccattctctaggcttcctttgtggtgttgagctttgatgagtttCTGTTGGTCTTATTGTTTCAGTTTCTCGTGCTATctcaggagacaaaatggaaaTGTCTCCTCCAATCTGACGAGACAATTCTAGACTGGCAGATTCTTCAATTTGGGCAGACTTGGGATTTTCTTTGCTTGTTCCAGCTCCTTCACAATCTGAATCACTCTCTATCACAGtactgggaattaagttagaatcacaaaaagtaacatgtatggattcctctatggttCTATGTTCTTTAAGGTAAATTCTATAAGCTTTGCTAGTGGTGGAATATCCAATAAACATTCCTTCataagattttggatcaaacttaccaagattttctttgttgttaagcacaaaacatttgcatccaaaaacatgaaagtacttaagatttggaggggttcctttccatagctcataaggagttcttttcaacccttttctaattattgttctattcaaaatataacatgctgtatttacagcttcagcccatagAAATTTAGGAACTTCATTCTCACATAACATagccctagtcatttcttgaaggcttctattccttctttcaacaaccccattttgttgaggtgttctagggcatgaaaaattatgagaaattccaaagtcatcacagaatttttcaaagtcttggttttcaaattcttttccgtgatcactttTCAAATGAGCtacttttaaatctttttcattttgaattttcttgcaaagggTTGAGAAAGCATGGAAagcatcatttttatgagcaagaaaaagtacccaactaaatctagagtaatcatctaccactaccaaaccatagtgtttacctcctagACTTTGTGTTCTAgttggaccaaaaagatcaatgtgtAACACTCTAACGGCCTTTTGGTTGAAATTCcatcttttggtttaaaagaggatttgacttgtttgcctaattgacaagcatcacaagtaatatccttatcaaatttaattttaggaATTCCTCTAACCAGATTTTTCTTcactagcttagaaatttggtacatgctagcatgacccaactttctatgccatagccatttttcagattcaagatatgtaaaacatgttacattttgttctttcaagtcctcaagagttaatccatacacattgttgCATCTCTTAGCTTCAAAAAGAATATCCCCAGTTTTTTCACAAACAACCAAGCacacaaattttctaaaaattacttcaaatcctaaatcacacaattgacttACACTAAGTAAATTATGCTTCAAACCATTGACAAGAagaacatcatttatacaagatgaaaagtttttaccaacttttccaacagccactatctttccttttccatcatcaccgaaagtgacaagtcctccatcatattcatcaagctttatgaagaaggttgtctttccggtcatatgcctagagcatccaCTGTCCATTTACCACATATTTTCCTTCCTTTTGGATGCTAGGCATACCTACAAAATaagctcaagtgaccttaggtatccaaattttcttggatcctttcacgttaaaccatctcTTATGTCCCaaattattgtaataaaaaacAACCTTGTAAACTttatcaccaatcattctttcaccaaagaaacattGAATGGGAAAATGACCACTTCGGTTACACAATCTACAAAACcttggagttgctgttttgttaaagTAGGTGGGATCTTGAAACCTTGTGTCATTGGATGAAGAAGCTTTATCTTTAAAGGAAGGTTTCTTATCAGATTTATAAAATCCCAAACCAGCTTTATCAAAGAGTGATTTTTGACTAGccaaaatttgatttagattttcagaactttgagtAAATTTAGCTAAGTCATTTTCAAGATTTTTAACCTTTTCCAGCaactctttcttttctttaaaaCAGATTACATATGAAACTACCGAGTGATCACTTTCACAACTTCTAAGTTGGGCTTTCAACTGCTTATTTTCTTCCACAAGATCACAGGCAGTTTCGGCCTCCCTTAGCTTTTCTTTgagaaaatcattttcagcttTAAGAATGAAAATTTGTTGTTCAAGATCTTGATTATCAGTCAGaaaacatcttattttttcagaaaggtgatctatcataagatgaaggtCTTCAGTGTCAGGGTTTTGAAAAAATACCTGATCTACATGATTTGCCATGAGACAAGGCTGTGACTTCGTCTCAGATTCTTCATCACTATCCGAGTCATTTTCTAAGTCTTCCCATGATGCCATCAGACCCTTCTTCTTTCCTCCttttttcttctcctccctTTTTAACTTGGGACAATCAGATTTGTAATGCCCCATTTCCTTGCAGTTGAAACAAGTCACTTTGCTAAGGTCTTTCTTCATTTCCCTTGAGCTGTCGCCTTTGCCCTTGAACTTCatcattttcctgaattttttggcaaacaacacaaattcaTTTTCAGATGAGTTATCACTAgattcatcatccagagggttagtaacagaagaaaatgcaattcctttctttttttactCCTTTTTTAAATAAGTGTTTTCAAAAGTAAGAAggtttcctctcaaatcatcaagtgtcatggaaTCAAGATTACTGctctcagaaataattaaagcttttgtttcccactctttagTGAGACATCTCAGCACTCTTCTCACAAGCACAGAATCAGAATGTGTTACTCCCATAGCATCCAAGCCAACAGTGATGGTGTTGAACCAttcgaacagttcatcaatggattctccttccttcattgtaaatatttcatattccctgtttaacatgtctattcgagtcttctttacaatggtggttccttcatgagtgatttgtaatttatcccagatttcctttgccattgtgcatcgtgatacccGTCAGTACTCCTcgaagctgatagcacagttgagTAGATTTATGGCCTTGGCATTTAGCTCCACTTTCATCCTATCTTCCTCTGTCCAGCTTGCTTCTGGTTTAAGAGTGACTACTCCTTCAGCACTAGTGTTAGTAGGAAACTGTAGTCCTTCTAGGATGATCTTCCAAAGCCTGTAGTCTACTGCTTGCACAAAGATCTTCattctctccttccaataggtatagTTTTTCTCATTGAAAAGAGGcggtctgttgcttgattgtCCTTCTGTGAGATTGTACGATACCAGATTTGAGCCACTGCTTTCTGCCATGAGGATCTTTTCTCCAaactgcaaagcttgatctctttgagaccaagttctaataccaattgatggtttcaatggctaagagaaggggggttgaatcttagcccccttttttcttgattaCACTTTCTGGTTTTTGaggagacttttctgtttttgtctcgtccctagccacgagattttttacttttgtctcgtcacttggcacgagatattttttattttagctcCTGTGCGGCAGAAACAGAAATGAAGGAGTAGAGAGAGaagattacacccagatatatcctggttcagctgctaagtgcaatgcagcctacatccagtctccatcacaacaatgatggaatttcactataatcatccaaATTACaaattgtaaagtgctaacccaacttacaaggggattcccacagaatcatgaaacacaacatagatgaacaaagaaactctaagacatctatgactttttcttttaattttgcactctctgcctttttctgctctatgactttttcatacaaacctcacttgtttgcctttttccatgagactcaagacatgacaaaattaaatagaaaaattacaaaacagaatacattgaaggagaagaaaatctgtaagcctaggtagctatgagacttctgtgccttgcactctcactttctttccttgaatcaaaccgtgactgttcaccccttttatagagaagtgaatccttcacagttgaaacacAAAACCGAGCttagcttcttttccttcaaaacAGAATCGGTTCGgccacagagagagaagaggaaacTCATGCAAAagccaacatgcaaatacctctagtccttccttggtcatcactcttcatcaatccgagcgctccatccttggcttcctctccaagatggatttctggcccttgatgcttcatgatgatgatggcttcatctgttccaatctctgcctcttccatcacttcgccactctagctacttcttgtggtggttgagcagaatcagagacaagTCATGCCTCCAAAGATCTtccttgctggccgaatcttcatcAACCATTTTTGGTATGAGGAAGCCAAGATCTCATCACAGAATCTTACCATACGTGATGCAGATCTTAGCCACagcatacttttcttttgttatgttttcttgccatcattagtTTGATGGTCTTGAAGCATGCATCTTCTTCTTTCATTCGGTCTTCCATTGTTTCCTGGACAATGAccgaaacaaagaaagaaagagatgagagagagaataaGCAATCTTGGAAGAAAAGTAATTAAGTGAGTTAAACCAATTAATTGGTAAaagttgcttttacttcccttagAGTGGCGTGTAGCAAGAATCATAATGATTCCCATCAAATCAAAGTCAAATTCTCTCTCATAGTTCGCATGTAATAAATGGTAATGTAATTAATTTGAAATCCATCACATGGTTGAAATGGGTTCCGTTGAAGGCAAACCCTACTTTCATTCAAATTTGGTTTCGGACCCATCATGCTTGCCTTCAAGCAATTTTAATTTTGGGCTTGTAAAAATTCATCCTGACCCATTTAACACATCATAAATTCAGCTACATATATTAAACCATTTTTGTACCAAAGCTGACGGATTTAACCAATTGGGCTTAAGTAACAATTTCTGGCCCAAATATGATTTCAGCCAACGTTATCACAATGTCTTAATACGAAGGCTGAATATTTTTGATACAATTGGGCTtgacatttttcttttcttttcggcCCAATTTATACCTGCACagcaaaattaattaattaacatatatgaatcaaaattagattaataattttactgttaataatgtttgatcatcatcaatttaaattagagttttccaaactcatcaaggAACACTGAATAAATTATACAGaaaccaattaaaacacaatatgaaaacatatttaaaaaaagagatTTTAGAAGTCTTTATTTGAGTGGCCTTCTAAAAGTTAAACAATAAAAATGCAATAGAAATAATCCTTCAAAGGAATAATCTTTCAAAGTCTTCACTCCATAATTCTTCATTAAAAGGCATATATAGATTTTATTCGGGTTTCGCACTTCCAAAACTATTATCCGAACTAAGTACTAGAGAGAGCCATTGATTTGGTTCTAGTTAGATCCGATTACCTGTTGGTTTCAGAAccaatttaattgatttggttcaAGTTCAGACCACCCGCTACCCATACTCACCCCTAACTATGATTTTCATGAAGTTTGTCAATACAGTAGGTAAACTTGCtccaacttaaaaaaaaatggaTTTCGAAAAGTAATGATGAAAtcatttattttgaaaaataattgttttttattttattttaggaatttttttaattttcattctgaattttttgtatatcttttaaatatttatttaaatattataaaaaaattcgaattaaatatttaaatagattaaatatttattaaatatatttttttattatttatgaaaaatatcATGTTTATTGTTGGTTTTTTGTGGCACTTCCAAATTATTGAAGCCGTCTAAGAGTGGTTGGTGTCTTTATGACATTTGGTTACTAGTCTTATCTTCCTCTTCGTTTCTGTTTCAGTCTCTTGAAATGGCAGCTGTAGTcagccaccaccaccaccaccacaccCTATTATTCACTACCACGTGCTCCAAATCTTCCATTAGAACCACATGGAGAAGTTCGCGCGCAAACTCTGTTCGGTGCTGTTCCGTTACCACGACTCACAATCAAAGCGTAAAGTTGAGCAACGGCAACGATTCCCTCCACATATGCAGAGTCCTCAACGGAATGTGGCAGACCAGCGGAGGCTGGGGCCGTATCGATCGAGACGATGCCGTCAACGCCATGCTCCGCTACGCCGACGCCGGTCTCTCCACCTTCGACATGGCCGATCACTGTAAGttatactctctctctctctcactctctctctctgctGACGTGTAGTTTTCCATCTGAACTGATTATGagttactaattaattaattaattaattaatcaatggTTAAAAAAGTGTACTTTAGTTAAGCTGAATTTTGAACTATGCAATACATAGCGGAAATTTTGCAATATATGTGATTAATCATTAATGTATTGTATAGTTTCAAATAAATCATAATAtgaatatattaatattattaagaAGGAAAAGGTGATAGTAAAGGCAACGTAAAAAATTTGGAGCCACATAAAATAAGTGATGTGCATGCTGATATGGTAGCCACATAATAtgaatatattaatattatccTGTGGCTCTGTTTGTGCTTAGTTGTTAGGAGCTAATAACACAAGTTACTTAAAAGGAACTTACCTATTTCATATTCCTGCTGAGTGCTGAAGCCTGAAGATACTGCTATACTCACTGAAGCAATCTGGAAATGTCTGAGTTATTGATGCGGCTTCCTTTGAGCAAATTTACTTTCACTGGGAATGGAACAGTAAGGGCTAGGAGATATAAGCATGTGAGTTCATGCCAGTGTGTGCTAGCAGAGGATAAGCGAAGGGTTGTTGTGAAGAATGGGAAGGATGCGTTGGATATATGTCGCGTTGTTAATGGGATGTGGCAGACGAGTGGTGGGTGGGGAAGAATTGAGAGGGATGGTGCTATTGATGCTATGCTTATATATGCTGATTCTGGGTTAACCACTTTTGATATGGCTGATATATGTATGCAACTCGGCGCTTTGATTGGTTGATCATGTTAATTTGGGATGTGATCAGTTGATCATTATAGATGTTATGGATGTGGATTCTCCAAACATGCGGTGATTTTTGTGATGAGGACTGTTTTTCTCATGTTGGTGTTCTTCGAATTTTGCAGATGGGCCTGCTGAAGATCTATATGGCATTTTCATCAACCGAGTTCGTCGTGAGCGTCCACCAGAATTCTTGGAGAAGGTCAGAGGGTGAGTTTGCTATGTGACTTGGTATTCTATTCTTAAGTCCTTTTTGGCTTGAAGAAAGCACTAATTGAGTTTTGTATTATGTTTCATTATATCCATCCTACTATACAATGGTATATTGGTGATTTAATAAGCAAAGGTATTATTGTCTCAGTCATTTTATCACATATTGCAGTCTCACTAAATGGGTACCACCGCCGGTTAAGATGACAAGAAGCTTTGTCAGTGACAGCATAAATGTTTCTAGGAAGAGAATGGATGTGGATTCCTTGGACATGCTTCAGTTTCATTGGTATTTAATCTTTTCCCAAGTGTGATTATTTGACTTTCTGAATTCTGACTATCACTCTGTGCAAGATTCTTGTCATCGTTTTACAGTTCTTAAATTTTGAGGCAAACTCAGCCATCAACATTTTCTGACATGAAGAGTCATCTATCTTATCTTCATATTCGGTTGTCGAAATGAGCAATTCATTCTCATTATCTAAATGTATTCCTCTATTGTCTTTAGGTGGGATTATTCAAATCCTGGCTACCTTGATGCACTAAAACACCTCACAGATTTGAAAGATGAAGGTTAGTTTTGTTTCTGAGCTGCGGTTAATGGTCCCTGTGTAAGTTCATATCTCATGATTTGATCAAACTACTTTAGTTAGCTCTGTACAGGTAAGATCAAGACAGTGGCTTTGACAAATTTTGATACAGAGAGATTACAAATTATTCTAGAAAATGAAATTCCTGTTGTAAGCAATCAGGTAAATCCAAGTgctttgtttgtttatttttctcaGTTACTCTAATAGTTTGATGGTGCGTGATTCTCAGTGTTACTTCACTTCAGGTGCAACATTCAATTGTTGATATGCGTCCACAACAGAGAATGGCAGAGCTTTGTCAGCTTTCAGGAGTCAAACTTATAACGTTTGTCTAACCCCCCTCTCGCTCAACCACCCACATAATTACCTAAACACATTCAATCCATCATACATTCATCTCTTCTAACGACTCAACTGCAATATTAAGAACTACGTTTTTATGTGAAGTTCCCATGAAATCTGTATAACTATGTTTTTAATACGTTCACAAAGTATTTTAACATTTCATGGCTGAAATGAAAGAAATAGTATTAGCATGAAATTAAATTTCAGCAGCAGAAAATAGTTTTTCTCAAATATAAGATGATAGTGAAAGCATaagaaatcaaaccaaattTTCATCAGTGGTCGGTTTTTATGCAGGTATGGGACGGTAATGGGTGGTCTTCTGTCTGAGAAGTTCCTTGACACCAACATATCTATTCCCTTTGCTGGTCCAGCATTAAACACTCCCTCCCTTCAAAAGTACAAAAGGGTATGATTTCGCAACCAAGTTTAACTATCTACATTTATAGTTGAATTCATGTGTTAATCTGCACTCGGCACATGTGGCAGATGATAGATGCTTGGGGAGGATGGGGTTTGTTCCAGGGACTGCTAAGGTCGCTTAAACAAGTAGCTAATAAACACGGCGTTTCTATCCCAACTGTTGCCGTCAAGTACATTCTAGATCAGGTAGAGTTGATTTAGTCTTCagctcaaattcaaaatctttggCAGACATTCACATTACagttattttgtttatttccAAATTTGCAGCCTGCAGTAGGAGGATCAATGGTTGGTGTTAGACTTGGGTTGTCGGATCATATTGAAGACTGCAATGCTATCTTCTCGCTTGTACTCGATGAAGACGATGTAAACAGCATAAGAGAAGCCTCAGCAAAAGGAAAGGATCTGCTCAAAGTGATTGGAGATTGTGGAGATGAGTACAGGCGTGCATGACTCCTGCCGCATGCATATCAACCAGGCAAACATTGTTATTTATACAAACATAGGACAAAACAGCATAAATGTTATGGGAGAATTCAcgcctaattttaattttgtgtgtATTGAATGGTTTTGTAATCTAGTTTTGTACCTAGGTAAATTCAAAACGCTGCAAATTACACGAAGAGAACTAGTTTTGTACTCATAAAAGTCTTTATTGGACAAAAAGACTTTATAGTTAACTTTAATTTTGGATAGATTTAtcatttttctatattttcatatatagaaatagtaatttattcattttttataaatataaaattagtttaatttatttgtaaatttataCTTTACATttttaaggataaaaataataatttattactttcacattttaaatataaaaattattcttgtctaacataacaataaataaaataaaatgcaaaaaaGGCTACAATTAAGTGAATTAACTAATCAAACCAAATTGTTATAACTGTTTTTTACATCACGCACTATTTACTGTTTTTTGTCAAAAGCACATCTCTTCTTTTTCGAGTCACCAAAAGACGTGCTTTTTCTTACTTACCATACAAGAGTCTAAGAGACTCTGgtgaattgaattaaattgaaaagaagaacaaagaaaggCAGTAGTATTATTAGTATACACAATGAAGTAGACAAAGTTTCTTGAGTATTAAGCAAACTaaaaatgaatataaaattGATACAAGAGTTTGTCAGATTAGTGCTGAACCACAATTAGTTAGAGCTAACTAATCGAAAATTATAACAGACTCTGTGCTAACATACAACATTAGTTAGGTAACTCTCTCAATACTCCCCTCAAACTGAGGTAGGGTTTATATCGAAGCCTCAATTTAAATATGAACTTCTGAAACAATGCTAGAGATAAAGGTTTAGTCAGAGTATCTCATAGGTAGGTCTTACCATTGGACTATAAATGTTTTCATAGTCTATGACTTCCAAATGATGAAAGCCTTGTCCAACTAACCTTCCATATACCTTAGAatttctccttttggattcctCTTTATTGCAAATACCCATTTGCTTTCAATTACAGTAGTATTGACTGGTGGTGCTGTCAACTAGTACTCTCAAGTCTTGCACTTTTGTAGAGCACTAAACTCCTTATCCATAGCTTCCTTCCAATGAGTCCATTGCATAACTTCAGCCACATTTCTTGGAACATTATTTACAATATCAGTTTGTTGAACAACCAAAGCTTTTGATTTTATCACTCCTGATTTTGATTTTATTGTCATTGGATGAGCATTAATTGTTGACAATAGAGGCAATCTGATTTCAATTGAACTTATAGGGATAGTCTCATGTTAAAGAGCAGCATTGGTTGATGAAGATGTATGACAGTCAGGTGTTGCAATCtctaattttgattttgagGACTGTTGTCTTCAATCCAAATTTGATAGTTAATGAGTTGCTTGTTGATTTAAAGAGGGATTTGTATTGTTTGATTCATTGTCAGAGTCATCAGTAAGAGGCTTATATTACTGAATTGGTGATGAACTGATGATGTAAGTTGTGGTGTTGGTGTATCAACTGTAGGTCTAGAAACTTGTATCTAAAATGAGCCAGTGCTAGGAGTATCCTTTATAGATTCACTGCTACAAAGTCTGTTAGCAAACAATTTCTGATATGAAAAGGTATGTTCCTGAAAAATAACATGTCTGgccatataatttttttcattttgtgCCATACACTTATACCCTTTATAATTTGAGTCATATCCTAAAAATAAGCATGGTTCAAATTTGTAGTTGAAT includes:
- the LOC130962270 gene encoding flagellar radial spoke protein 5 isoform X1; this encodes MAAVVSHHHHHHTLLFTTTCSKSSIRTTWRSSRANSVRCCSVTTTHNQSVKLSNGNDSLHICRVLNGMWQTSGGWGRIDRDDAVNAMLRYADAGLSTFDMADHYGPAEDLYGIFINRVRRERPPEFLEKVRGLTKWVPPPVKMTRSFVSDSINVSRKRMDVDSLDMLQFHWWDYSNPGYLDALKHLTDLKDEGKIKTVALTNFDTERLQIILENEIPVVSNQVQHSIVDMRPQQRMAELCQLSGVKLITYGTVMGGLLSEKFLDTNISIPFAGPALNTPSLQKYKRMIDAWGGWGLFQGLLRSLKQVANKHGVSIPTVAVKYILDQPAVGGSMVGVRLGLSDHIEDCNAIFSLVLDEDDVNSIREASAKGKDLLKVIGDCGDEYRRA
- the LOC130962270 gene encoding flagellar radial spoke protein 5 isoform X2, producing the protein MSELLMRLPLSKFTFTGNGTVRARRYKHVSSCQCVLAEDKRRVVVKNGKDALDICRVVNGMWQTSGGWGRIERDGAIDAMLIYADSGLTTFDMADIYGPAEDLYGIFINRVRRERPPEFLEKVRGLTKWVPPPVKMTRSFVSDSINVSRKRMDVDSLDMLQFHWWDYSNPGYLDALKHLTDLKDEGKIKTVALTNFDTERLQIILENEIPVVSNQVQHSIVDMRPQQRMAELCQLSGVKLITYGTVMGGLLSEKFLDTNISIPFAGPALNTPSLQKYKRMIDAWGGWGLFQGLLRSLKQVANKHGVSIPTVAVKYILDQPAVGGSMVGVRLGLSDHIEDCNAIFSLVLDEDDVNSIREASAKGKDLLKVIGDCGDEYRRA